Proteins from a genomic interval of Engraulis encrasicolus isolate BLACKSEA-1 unplaced genomic scaffold, IST_EnEncr_1.0 scaffold_855_np1212, whole genome shotgun sequence:
- the LOC134444919 gene encoding cGMP-dependent 3',5'-cyclic phosphodiesterase-like, with protein MGNRPSEMMDREKAYIPELQISFMEHIAMPIYKLLQELFPGGAELYERVSANREQWTKVSHKFTLRGLPSNNSLDFLDEEYDLMQSQGAFGDDPPPLNGCLDDAAATEHQGK; from the exons ATGGGGAATCGTCCCAGTGAGATGATGGACAGAGAGAAGGCCTACATCCCCGAACTCCAGATCAGCTTCATGGAACACATAGCCATGCCCATATacaa GCTGCTGCAGGAGCTGTTTCCTGGAGGGGCGGAGCTTTATGAGCGGGTTTCGGCCAATCGTGAGCAGTGGACAAAGGTCTCCCACAAGTTCACGCTGAGGGGGTTGCCTAGCAACAATTCCCTGGACTTCCTGGATGAGGAGTACGACCTGATGCAATCCCAGGGTGCATTTGGGGACGACCCGCCCCCGCTCAACGGTTGCCTGGACGACGCAGCGGCCACAGAGCACCAGGGGAAGTGA